Proteins encoded within one genomic window of Actinoplanes octamycinicus:
- a CDS encoding ABC transporter ATP-binding protein: MPERRDVADQPTALRLSGLHKQFGANVAVNRVDLVVPPGSFFGLVGPNGAGKTTSLSMAVGLLRPDAGRSQVYGVDVWSAPGEAKSLMGVLPDGLSMPERLTGRELLTYLGRLRGIEAGVLAGRVQELLDVMELGAAERTLVVDYSTGMRKKIGLATALLHGPRLLVLDEPFEAVDPVSAAALKGILNSFVAAGGSVVLSSHVMPLVEQLCDTVAVMARGRVVAAGPINEVRGNRTLEQAFVELVDGGEHTRKGLSWLAS; this comes from the coding sequence ATGCCCGAGCGCCGTGACGTGGCGGACCAGCCGACCGCACTGCGGTTGTCCGGTCTGCACAAGCAGTTCGGCGCGAACGTCGCGGTGAACCGGGTCGATCTCGTGGTGCCGCCGGGCTCCTTCTTCGGGCTGGTCGGGCCGAACGGGGCGGGCAAGACGACCTCGCTGTCGATGGCGGTCGGGTTGCTGCGGCCCGACGCCGGCCGGTCGCAGGTGTACGGCGTCGACGTGTGGTCGGCTCCCGGGGAGGCGAAGTCCCTGATGGGGGTGCTCCCCGACGGACTGTCGATGCCGGAGCGGCTGACCGGGCGCGAGCTGCTCACCTATCTCGGGCGGCTGCGCGGCATCGAGGCCGGCGTGCTGGCCGGCCGGGTCCAGGAGCTGCTCGACGTGATGGAGCTCGGCGCGGCCGAGCGGACGCTGGTGGTGGACTACTCGACCGGCATGCGCAAGAAGATCGGGCTGGCGACGGCGCTGCTGCACGGGCCGCGGCTGCTGGTGCTGGACGAGCCGTTCGAGGCGGTGGACCCGGTGTCCGCGGCGGCGTTGAAGGGGATCCTGAACTCGTTCGTGGCCGCCGGCGGTTCGGTGGTGCTGTCCAGCCACGTGATGCCGCTGGTCGAGCAGCTGTGCGACACCGTGGCGGTGATGGCCCGCGGCCGGGTCGTCGCGGCCGGCCCGATCAACGAGGTGCGCGGCAACCGCACGCTGGAGCAGGCGTTCGTGGAGCTGGTCGACGGCGGCGAGCACACCCGCAAGGGGCTGTCGTGGCTGGCGTCCTGA